The Flammeovirga yaeyamensis genome segment GGCAGAAGAAGTGATGTACGAATTAGATGACTTTATGGATTCTGCCATCATGTTGGGAGAAACTGAAGTAAGAATCCTTCATGGGAAAGGAACAGGTGCTTTAAGAGAAGTAGTAAGAAATCACTTGAAATCTTTCCGAGGAATAAAAAATGTTTCCGATGATCACCCGGATCGTGGTGGTGCCGGAGTAACTGTAGTTACATTAAGATAATTCAATATTCAGCTTACAAATTATCAATTTTGTATTATTTATAGTGATTTTATGATTATTTCCTCAAATGTGTAAAATGTTAATGACATAATCATTAAATATCATTTGTTAATAATAAGATTATTGTATATTTGAATTAGTCAAAAGTTAAGGCTTTGTCTTAATCCTTTGTCTTCATAGCTGGTTGAAATCGTGAACTTAACAGTTTACGTCTTTATGTTACTACATAAAGTAAAACGCCCAACATTTCATTTGAAATGTTGGGCGTTTTTTTATCTGAAAAGCCGCTATTAAATGTCGGCTCCGAACTTCGATTTCATATGGTCTTTATATTCTGATAGACTACTCTTCATGTCCTTACTTAATATCAAAATACCGATAAGGTTAGGGATAGTCATTAGTGCTATGGTAATTCCGGAAAGTGTCCAGATAATTGTAGTATCAGCAAAAGAACCAACAAAGAAAGCCACTACATATACACCTCTGTAATATATTACAGATTTCGGTCCTAATAAAAACGTCATGGCTCTATCACCATAATACGACCATGAAATGGCTGTAGAAAAGGCGAATAACAAAAGACCAATAGATACAATGAATTTACCTTTTTCTCCGAAGTAACTTCTTTTAAAGGCTTCACTTGTAAGTGGTGAACTGTGAATTAATGATTTGCCATTAATGACCAATTTATCTAGCCAATTGATTTTACCATCAACTACTTCTAGCTTACCTGAGAACTTCTCTCCATCATAGCTGATCATTACATTTTCAGCAAGAGATCGTGCATGGATAAGAGAAACAGAGTTCATGATCTTACCATTCACCACTTCCAATGAACCATTAAATAAAGGTAATTTTTCTTCTCCACTCACATGCTTTGCAAGAAGCAAACGGTCATTATTTGGATTGCTTTTGTTGTCATCATATTGTTGACTCAAAACAACCAAGTCTGTTTGTTGGAATTTGTTGTCTAACTTTTCTCTCCAAACATTCGATGAAAGAAGGGCAAGACCTGTTAAAGAACAGATCAGAATAGTATCAATAAATGGCTCTAAGATGGCTACCATACCTTCAGAAACAGGTTCTTTTGTTTTTGCAGAAGCATGGGCAATTGGTGCAGAACCTTGTCCGGCCTCGTTAGAGAAAAGACCTCTGTTGACACCTCTATTAAATGCGTAAGCTAATGACGCTCCAAGGAAACCACCTGTAGCTGAAGTGCCACTAAATATATCAGACATGATTCTACTGATAGAATCAGGAATGTTTTCAATGTTATAAAAAATTACTGCAATACAGCCAATAAAGTAAACAACAGCCATTAAAGGCACTAGTTTTTCAGTTACCGCTGCAATTCTACTAATACCTCCTAGAATTACAAAAGCTAATAATACAGAAAGGATTGCTCCCGTTATATATGTTTCTATACCAAATGTGGCATGAATAGAAGAGGCAATACTGTTTACTTGAGGAAGGTTACCCGTGCCAAAAGAAGATAATACAGTAGCTATGGCAAAAATTACTGCCAACCATTTCATGTTCAATTTGTTTTTCATGAAATACATTGGTCCACCTGCCATGGTTCCGTCTGCTGTTTTTTCTCTGTATTTATGAGATAATGATACTTCGACAAATTTTGTCGTCATACCAAAAAAGGCAGTCACGATCATCCAAAATAAGGCTGCGGGTCCACCAAGGTGAATAGCTAATGCTACACCAGCAATGTTACCCGTACCAACAGTACCTGAAAGAGCTGTTGCTAAGGCTTGGAAGTGTGAAGTGTCACCTTCATCATCACTCTCGTCAAACTTGCCTCGAACTACATCAAGTGCATGTTTAAAGAAACGTATCTGAGGAAACTTTAAGTAAATTGTGAAAAATAAGCCTGTTAGCAATAGTAGTGCAACAAACCAATTAGAACCACCGATATAACTGTCGATTAGACTTAATATCTCGTTTAATTGTTGCATTTTTTAAATAAATAATTGAAAGTATGTGAATAATATAGAATTGCGAAAATAGGAAAGAAAAGGGGGAATCCTAAAAATTTTATAATATCATATAAAAAAATCAATAAATCGGAGGTGATTTTTAGATGCTTTATCATTTATGTTTTGTTATAAAAAATTTAGTAAATAAACTCGTCAATGATTTTCATTCCTAAAATGAACAGGTGGGTAAGATTACTTTAGGAAAGTAATCCATAAATCTTTTTTATAGATATGTAGTTAAAGTATTAATATTTAAGTTATAACACTTATTCTATTTATTTGTAAGGAAAAAAGCGGTAAATATGTTAGCTTGCACATCGAAATTCTCACAGCAAATTTTGTGGTCAGTTGTAGGGGCACAAATGGGGGGATTTAAAAATTAAAATTTATATACCACAATGATTAAAATTACATTACCGGATAATTCGGTAAGAGAGTTCGAAAGCGGAGCGTCTTCATTGGATGTAGCAAAGAGCATCAGTGAAGGATTGGCTAGAAATGTACTAGCAGCAGAAGTAAATGGAGAAGTTTGGGATGCTACCAGACCATTGACCGCAGACTCAAATGTAAAATTATTAACGTGGAATGATACGGATGGCAAGCAAACTTTTTGGCATTCATCAGCTCACTTAATGGCAGAAGCTTTAGAAGCTTTATACCCTGGTGTAAAATTGGGTATCGGACCTTCTATCGAGAATGGTTTCTACTATGATGTAGATTTCGGTGATCATGAATTCTCATCTGAGGAACTAGTCAATGTAGAGAAGAAAATGAAAGAACTAGCAAAGAAAAAGAATATCTACGTGCGCGAGGATATTTCTAAATCTGATGCTGTTCAATATTTCGAAGAAAAAGAAGATCCATACAAATTAGACCTTTTAGAAGGTTTAGAGGATGGACAGATCACTTTTTACAAGCAAGGAGAGTTTACCGATTTATGTCGTGGACCACACATTCCTCATACAGGTTTTATCAAAGCAATTAAATTGATGTCTGTTGCAGGCGCTTACTGGAGAGGTGATGAGAAAAATAAAATGTTGACTCGTATCTACGGTATTACATTCCCCAAAGCAAAGGAATTAACAGAGTACTTAGAGAGATTAGAGGAAGCAAAGAAAAGAGATCACAGAAAAGTAGGTCAAGAGCTAGATTTATTTACTTTCTCTCAAAGAGTAGGTCAAGGTCTTCCACTTTGGTTACCAAAAGGTACTACTTTAAGAGAGCGTTTAGAAAACTTCCTTAGAAAAGCACAACAAAAAGCAGGATACCAACAGGTAGTGACTCCACATATCGGATCAAAAGATCTATATGTTACTTCAGGTCACTATGCTAAATACGGTGAGGATTCATTCCAACCAATTCATACTCCACACGAAGGTGAAGAGTATTTATTGAAACCAATGAACTGTCCTCATCACTGTGAAATTTACAGATCTAGACCTCGTTCGTATAGAGATCTTCCTGTAAGATTAGCAGAATTTGGTACTGTATATAGGTATGAGCAATCAGGTGAGTTACACGGATTGACTAGGGTACGTGGTTTTACTCAAGATGATGCTCACTTATTCTGTCGTCCTGATCAAGTAAAAGAAGAATTTGGTAAAGTAATCGACTTGGTACTTTATGTATTTAAATCTTTAGGTTTTGATGATTACTTGGCACAAATCTCTTTGCGTGATAAAGAAGATAGAGCGAAGTATATCGGTAATGAATCAGATTGGGATAGAGCTGAAAAAGATATCGAAGAGGTAGCAGCTGAGAAAGGTTTAAAGACAGTGGTAGAATATGGCGAAGCTGCATTCTATGGTCCAAAACTAGACTTTATGGTGCGTGATGCTTTAGGTAGATCTTGGCAGTTAGGTACTATCCAAGTGGATTATCAATTACCACAACGTTTCGAATTAGAATACAAAGATTCTGATAACTCAATGAAACGTCCGGTAATGATTCACCGTGCGCCATTTGGGTCAATGGAACGTTTCATTGCTATTCTAATTGAGCACACAGGTGGTAATTTCCCATTATGGTTAGCACCAGAGCAATTTACTTTACTTCCAGTTTCTGATAAATACAATGATTATGCATACGATGTATTGTCAACTTTAGAAGAAGCAGGGTTTACTGGTAATGTAGATGCACGTGCTGAGAAAATTGGTAGAAAAATCCGTGATGCAGAAGTTCAGAAAACACCATACATGTTAATTGTTGGTGAAAAAGAAATGGACGGTAATGCAGTTTCAGTAAGAAAGAAAGGTGAAGGTGATATCGGTACTATGTCAGTAACTGATTTCGTTGAGCTTTTCAAAAAAGAAACAGCGGTATAACCTATAAATAATTGAATCAATGAGCTATCAGAAATTTTTTGATAGCTCATTGTTGATTTAAATAACAAACTAAAATAACAACAAAGATGGTCTATGATGTAATCATTGTGGGTGCTGGTATTGTCGGCATGGCTACCGCAATGAAGATTAAACAACAGAAGCCAGATTTTAAAGTACTTGTACTTGAAAAAGAGGGTGACGTAGCACAACATCAAACAGGACATAATAGTGGGGTGATTCATTCTGGACTATATTATAAACCGGGATCCCATAAAGCATTAAACTGTATTGATGGTTACAATCAATTAATCAAATTCTGTGATGAGGAAGGTGTAAACTACGATTTATGTGGAAAAATTGTAGTAGCTACTGATCAAAAGGAATTGGATAACTTAAATACACTTTATGAAAGAGGTGTAGAAAATGGTTTAAAAAACCTAAAGCGACTTACAGCTGCTCAGATTAAAGAATATGAGCCCTACTGTAATGGTATTGCAGGTTTACATGTGCCTCAAACAGGTATTATTGATTATACTGAGGTAACAAAAAAATATTTAGAGGTATTTCAAGATCGGTTAGGAGGAGATATTCGCTTTCATAGTAAAGTTGAAGAAATTCGCTTGGGAAGTATCGGTGTTGAAGTAATTACTGGTAGAGAAACATTCAGATCGAAATTAGTAGTCAACTGTGCAGGTTTATATAGTGATAGAATTGCTCAATTGGCATTAAAGAAATTGGATGTGCGTATCATTCCTTTTAGAGGGGAATACTACGAAATTAAGCCGAATAAACATTATTTGGTGAAAAACTTAATCTATCCTGTACCAGATCCTGCCTTTCCATTCCTAGGAGTTCACTTTACTAGAATGATTAATGGAGGAGTAGAAGCGGGACCAAATGCAGTGCTAGCTTATAAACGTGAAGGCTATAAGAAAACTGATGTTAACATTTCTGAACTAACGGAGTCTTTGACTTGGAAAGGATTCTTAAAAGTAGCATCAAAATATTGGCCTACAGGTTTAGGTGAAGTCTATAGATCATACTCAAAAGCAGCCTTTACAAAAGCATTACAACGTTTACTGCCTGATTTAAAGCAATCTGACTTAAAAGTAGGTGGTTCTGGCGTACGTGCACAAGCATGTGATAAAAATGGAGGATTAATCGACGATTTCTTATTTGTTGAAGAAGATCGTATGATTAATGTGCTAAATGCACCTTCTCCAGCAGCTACATCATCATTAGCTATTGGTGATACGATCGCTGCTAAGGCCATTAAAAGGTTAGAGAAATAATATATTCAATGCGTATGAAGAAATAAAGTTGAAAAATTTTATTTTTTTATACGCTTGAAATTCAGTCTTTAGTTATGTCATTTACTTTTTTTTACACTAGAATGTTTGTAACTAAAAGATCTCCTCTTACCTTTGCACTC includes the following:
- the thrS gene encoding threonine--tRNA ligase; the encoded protein is MIKITLPDNSVREFESGASSLDVAKSISEGLARNVLAAEVNGEVWDATRPLTADSNVKLLTWNDTDGKQTFWHSSAHLMAEALEALYPGVKLGIGPSIENGFYYDVDFGDHEFSSEELVNVEKKMKELAKKKNIYVREDISKSDAVQYFEEKEDPYKLDLLEGLEDGQITFYKQGEFTDLCRGPHIPHTGFIKAIKLMSVAGAYWRGDEKNKMLTRIYGITFPKAKELTEYLERLEEAKKRDHRKVGQELDLFTFSQRVGQGLPLWLPKGTTLRERLENFLRKAQQKAGYQQVVTPHIGSKDLYVTSGHYAKYGEDSFQPIHTPHEGEEYLLKPMNCPHHCEIYRSRPRSYRDLPVRLAEFGTVYRYEQSGELHGLTRVRGFTQDDAHLFCRPDQVKEEFGKVIDLVLYVFKSLGFDDYLAQISLRDKEDRAKYIGNESDWDRAEKDIEEVAAEKGLKTVVEYGEAAFYGPKLDFMVRDALGRSWQLGTIQVDYQLPQRFELEYKDSDNSMKRPVMIHRAPFGSMERFIAILIEHTGGNFPLWLAPEQFTLLPVSDKYNDYAYDVLSTLEEAGFTGNVDARAEKIGRKIRDAEVQKTPYMLIVGEKEMDGNAVSVRKKGEGDIGTMSVTDFVELFKKETAV
- a CDS encoding alanine/glycine:cation symporter family protein; this encodes MQQLNEILSLIDSYIGGSNWFVALLLLTGLFFTIYLKFPQIRFFKHALDVVRGKFDESDDEGDTSHFQALATALSGTVGTGNIAGVALAIHLGGPAALFWMIVTAFFGMTTKFVEVSLSHKYREKTADGTMAGGPMYFMKNKLNMKWLAVIFAIATVLSSFGTGNLPQVNSIASSIHATFGIETYITGAILSVLLAFVILGGISRIAAVTEKLVPLMAVVYFIGCIAVIFYNIENIPDSISRIMSDIFSGTSATGGFLGASLAYAFNRGVNRGLFSNEAGQGSAPIAHASAKTKEPVSEGMVAILEPFIDTILICSLTGLALLSSNVWREKLDNKFQQTDLVVLSQQYDDNKSNPNNDRLLLAKHVSGEEKLPLFNGSLEVVNGKIMNSVSLIHARSLAENVMISYDGEKFSGKLEVVDGKINWLDKLVINGKSLIHSSPLTSEAFKRSYFGEKGKFIVSIGLLLFAFSTAISWSYYGDRAMTFLLGPKSVIYYRGVYVVAFFVGSFADTTIIWTLSGITIALMTIPNLIGILILSKDMKSSLSEYKDHMKSKFGADI
- the lhgO gene encoding L-2-hydroxyglutarate oxidase — encoded protein: MVYDVIIVGAGIVGMATAMKIKQQKPDFKVLVLEKEGDVAQHQTGHNSGVIHSGLYYKPGSHKALNCIDGYNQLIKFCDEEGVNYDLCGKIVVATDQKELDNLNTLYERGVENGLKNLKRLTAAQIKEYEPYCNGIAGLHVPQTGIIDYTEVTKKYLEVFQDRLGGDIRFHSKVEEIRLGSIGVEVITGRETFRSKLVVNCAGLYSDRIAQLALKKLDVRIIPFRGEYYEIKPNKHYLVKNLIYPVPDPAFPFLGVHFTRMINGGVEAGPNAVLAYKREGYKKTDVNISELTESLTWKGFLKVASKYWPTGLGEVYRSYSKAAFTKALQRLLPDLKQSDLKVGGSGVRAQACDKNGGLIDDFLFVEEDRMINVLNAPSPAATSSLAIGDTIAAKAIKRLEK